One stretch of Pigmentiphaga aceris DNA includes these proteins:
- a CDS encoding sigma-54-dependent Fis family transcriptional regulator: MAPPTARSFAQTPATRANGQACPTGFASSPASPDVLDSWARCVARQLDPARPPAPRVIEGHELLRRRENLASVRRLALAEIETLFQQIAGSNFLLAFADAEGVILDLFADNRFRSSGSSADIVVGSCWAEAHCGTNGLGTALAMGRPVSITGDEHFFLKYGDISCTAAPIHDGQGRVLGVLDASSYVESRQRHTQALVRMSAMHVENLLLAEQMRGHLVMAIHPRVEFLATLGCGMIAFDAIGHVSAMNARAQGLLSGLSLSLGTPFERIFDEPFARFSARLMHEDEVRLRDVLGSMLAVSRVGGARAAAAVVSPAVNAGFVSAPVTASASISSPVFSPASNLASHPTSNPGSDPTYAPASTTGSASSRTRASQASALSAQTTIPMVADDPAVVATLRMAEAAVRMRVPILIHGETGTGKELLARHAHASSGRNGAFVAVNCGALPAELFEAELFGYVGGAFTGARRDGSSGLIESADGGTLLLDEIVELPLLLQAALLRFLDDRLVRPVGGRTARHVDVQLLAATHADLDAEVAARRFRADLLHRLNVVRLALPPLRAREDFAAVTRNVLAAIDPMASISDEAVAQLSRLPWRGNMRELRAVLTRALLMHATRHLNIDDFASLCPTAAVESPGHSALQQAALQRVVSEFERTGHSVSQTSRNLGVSRTTVYRYLREQGGRIV, translated from the coding sequence ATGGCACCCCCTACCGCGCGTTCGTTCGCCCAGACACCGGCTACGCGCGCGAACGGTCAGGCATGTCCGACTGGGTTTGCGTCAAGCCCCGCATCGCCCGATGTGCTCGACAGCTGGGCGCGCTGCGTTGCCCGGCAGCTTGATCCGGCACGGCCACCTGCACCCAGGGTGATCGAAGGACATGAGCTGCTGCGCCGGCGTGAGAACCTGGCCTCGGTCAGGCGGCTTGCGCTTGCTGAGATCGAAACCTTGTTCCAGCAGATTGCCGGGTCCAACTTCCTGCTGGCCTTTGCCGACGCGGAAGGCGTGATCCTGGATCTGTTTGCGGACAACCGGTTTCGCAGCAGCGGCTCGTCGGCAGATATCGTCGTGGGCAGTTGCTGGGCCGAAGCGCACTGCGGCACCAATGGACTGGGTACGGCATTGGCCATGGGGCGGCCCGTGTCGATTACCGGCGACGAGCATTTCTTCCTGAAGTACGGCGACATCTCCTGTACCGCTGCACCCATCCACGACGGGCAGGGCAGAGTACTGGGGGTGCTGGACGCGTCGTCCTATGTGGAATCCCGGCAACGACATACACAGGCCCTGGTGCGCATGTCGGCCATGCATGTGGAAAACCTGCTGTTGGCCGAGCAGATGCGCGGGCACCTGGTGATGGCGATTCACCCGCGTGTGGAGTTTCTGGCGACACTCGGTTGCGGCATGATTGCCTTCGATGCCATTGGGCATGTCAGCGCGATGAATGCGCGCGCACAGGGCTTGTTGTCGGGTTTGTCGTTGAGCCTGGGCACACCCTTCGAGCGGATTTTCGATGAACCGTTTGCGCGTTTTTCGGCGCGCTTGATGCACGAGGATGAAGTGCGGCTGCGGGATGTGTTGGGCAGCATGCTGGCGGTGAGCCGGGTGGGGGGCGCGAGGGCGGCAGCGGCGGTGGTCAGTCCGGCGGTGAATGCAGGGTTTGTGTCTGCGCCGGTGACAGCATCTGCGTCGATATCCAGTCCGGTATTCAGCCCTGCATCCAACCTCGCATCGCACCCCACATCCAATCCCGGATCTGATCCGACGTACGCACCTGCCTCCACAACTGGCTCCGCTTCATCGCGGACACGTGCGTCGCAGGCATCTGCACTGTCAGCGCAAACGACCATCCCCATGGTGGCGGACGATCCCGCCGTTGTCGCCACCTTGCGCATGGCCGAGGCCGCCGTGCGGATGCGTGTACCGATCCTGATCCACGGCGAGACCGGCACCGGCAAGGAATTGCTGGCACGCCATGCCCACGCCAGCAGTGGTCGCAACGGGGCGTTTGTGGCGGTGAATTGCGGGGCCTTGCCTGCGGAATTGTTCGAGGCCGAGCTGTTCGGCTACGTAGGCGGTGCATTCACCGGCGCGCGGCGTGACGGCAGCTCCGGCCTGATCGAAAGCGCCGACGGCGGCACCTTGCTGCTGGACGAGATTGTTGAATTGCCCTTGTTGCTTCAGGCGGCATTACTGCGCTTTCTGGACGACCGACTGGTGCGCCCGGTCGGCGGCCGCACTGCCCGTCATGTCGATGTGCAACTGCTAGCGGCCACCCATGCCGATCTGGATGCCGAAGTCGCAGCCAGACGCTTTCGCGCAGACTTGCTGCACCGCCTGAACGTCGTGCGCCTGGCGCTGCCGCCCTTGCGTGCACGCGAAGATTTCGCCGCGGTTACCCGCAACGTATTGGCGGCAATCGACCCGATGGCCAGCATTTCTGATGAAGCCGTAGCACAACTGTCGCGCCTGCCCTGGCGCGGCAACATGCGTGAACTGCGCGCGGTGCTGACACGTGCCTTGCTGATGCATGCCACCCGGCATTTGAACATCGATGATTTTGCGAGCCTGTGTCCGACCGCTGCAGTCGAGTCGCCCGGGCATTCGGCGTTGCAGCAAGCCGCCTTGCAGCGCGTGGTGTCAGAGTTCGAGCGCACGGGTCACAGCGTAAGCCAGACCTCACGCAACCTGGGGGTGTCACGCACCACGGTGTACCGCTATCTGCGCGAGCAGGGTGGGCGGATTGTTTAG
- a CDS encoding PQQ-dependent sugar dehydrogenase yields the protein MLHGITRHLGAGVAATLLIAAALPVAAQQQNIEKLKQMKVSGTDPNIPTVAQDGKDAAQLRENLKRIKMPPGFKIDLYAVVPDARSIAVAPSTNMLFVGTRKTKVWAVTNRTGGATATEVKEFAPSLKFRNPNAVCWTRDGFLIVVESNRVYTFPAAEFFYEGADVAVGEVVAQGALIPPEEESFNHSGRVCRIGPDNKLYITLGQPFNVQPREKLELYTKTGIGGIVRMNQDGTGREVFATGIRNSVGMDFNPKDKTLWFTDNQTDGMGDDIPLGEINRATQAGQFFGYPYIVADTRITENGYDKDTIPADAVNPQVKTDAHAADLGMAFYVGKQFPAAYQNGFFSAQHGSWNRTKPIGARVLFTSLKADGTADKTEVFAEGWLDDETGIYRGRPVDVAIAKDGSLLVSDDYAGAIYRITYSGQ from the coding sequence ATGCTTCACGGAATCACCAGGCATCTTGGCGCGGGCGTGGCCGCCACGCTTCTCATTGCAGCCGCCCTTCCGGTTGCCGCACAGCAGCAAAATATCGAAAAGCTCAAGCAGATGAAAGTGTCGGGCACCGACCCGAACATCCCCACGGTGGCCCAGGACGGCAAGGACGCCGCCCAACTGCGCGAGAACCTGAAGCGCATCAAAATGCCGCCAGGGTTCAAGATCGACCTGTATGCCGTGGTGCCGGACGCGCGTTCGATTGCCGTGGCTCCTTCAACCAATATGCTGTTCGTCGGCACACGCAAGACCAAGGTCTGGGCCGTCACCAACCGCACGGGCGGGGCCACCGCAACCGAGGTCAAAGAGTTCGCGCCCTCGCTCAAGTTCCGCAATCCGAATGCGGTGTGCTGGACCCGTGACGGCTTCCTGATCGTGGTGGAAAGCAACCGCGTCTATACCTTCCCGGCAGCCGAATTCTTCTACGAAGGCGCAGACGTCGCGGTCGGTGAAGTGGTGGCCCAAGGCGCGCTGATTCCGCCAGAAGAAGAATCCTTCAACCACAGTGGACGCGTCTGCCGCATCGGCCCCGACAACAAGCTCTACATCACGCTTGGCCAACCCTTCAATGTGCAGCCGCGTGAAAAGCTCGAGCTGTATACCAAGACCGGCATTGGCGGCATCGTTCGCATGAACCAGGATGGCACCGGCCGCGAAGTCTTCGCCACCGGCATCCGCAATTCCGTGGGCATGGACTTCAACCCCAAAGACAAGACACTCTGGTTCACCGACAACCAGACCGATGGCATGGGTGACGACATCCCACTGGGCGAAATCAACCGCGCCACTCAGGCGGGCCAGTTCTTCGGCTACCCCTACATCGTGGCCGACACCCGCATCACCGAGAACGGCTACGACAAGGACACGATCCCCGCTGATGCGGTCAACCCGCAGGTCAAGACCGACGCCCACGCCGCCGACCTGGGCATGGCCTTCTATGTCGGCAAGCAATTCCCCGCCGCATATCAGAACGGCTTCTTCTCGGCGCAGCACGGCTCGTGGAACCGCACCAAACCCATCGGTGCACGGGTGCTGTTCACGTCTCTGAAAGCCGATGGCACTGCCGACAAGACCGAGGTGTTTGCCGAAGGCTGGCTTGATGATGAAACCGGCATCTATCGCGGACGCCCGGTCGACGTGGCCATTGCCAAGGACGGCTCGCTGCTGGTCTCGGACGACTATGCGGGTGCGATCTATCGCATCACCTACAGCGGCCAATAA
- a CDS encoding c-type cytochrome, with product MRQRRFLIALTLAACATSPAFAGDVVLGKQKAISCAACHGQQGLSTVPDAPNLAGQPELYVVTQLKAYRSGTRRHEVMNLMAKPLTDDDIDNLAAWFGSLKIQVVQ from the coding sequence ATGCGACAGCGACGTTTTCTGATCGCGCTGACGCTCGCCGCCTGTGCGACATCACCGGCCTTCGCGGGTGATGTCGTGCTCGGCAAGCAGAAAGCCATTTCGTGTGCTGCCTGTCACGGACAACAAGGTCTGTCGACCGTGCCCGATGCGCCCAACCTGGCAGGCCAACCAGAGCTTTACGTGGTTACGCAGTTGAAGGCCTACCGAAGCGGTACACGTCGACACGAGGTCATGAACCTGATGGCCAAGCCGCTGACCGATGACGATATCGACAACCTGGCAGCATGGTTCGGGTCGCTGAAGATTCAGGTGGTGCAGTGA
- a CDS encoding membrane-bound PQQ-dependent dehydrogenase, glucose/quinate/shikimate family codes for MTSEKQHPPSRVGGWLFALYAGLIVILGAALAFWGGKLLVAGGSPYYVAMGLALIVSGVLFIKARRAGLWLFGAASLVTILWAIWESGYNGWAYIPRLGWLAIVGGLLALFWPVVRRRFAGVGIASYFGITLGLPGVMAGLILVPLFFPNTVHLAKPELVSARPKDTFSRSTVVSPDGNVAASHDDTNWTSYAGSNLGNHFSAAAQVTPANAGKLEKVWEYHHGDVKKPGEKISYINASTPLKIGDSLYTCTPKQIIVSVDARSGKENWRFDSKVDPVYLAGGGANCRGVSYYEVPGATAGQMCAQRIIWGTTDMRLGAVDAKTGKSCEDFGVAGFVDLKGGLGNFRPGSTAITSAPTIVRGTIITGQQVIDSDVRPAPSGVVRGFDARTGAFRWAWDMERPGVKTQPAPGEFYTDSTPNSWAPLSADDELGLVYVTTGNSAGDFYGGTRRKLEEQYSSALVAIDAATGDVRWHFQTVHHDLWDYDLSPTPALVDFPSPNGPRPSVIQATKSGQIYVLDRKTGEPVLPVTEVAVPQGTAPGDYTAPTQPLSLQMPNTAGRPSKEFEVLTEANAWGLTPFDQMICRTEFVQARYDGIFTPPVVNQNSVIFPGHHGASNWGGVMVDPQRGLLIMNTQRLPYMQSLVPRAELDALGAKSFQEAPGNSKGYRVQVGQPYGATKGPWMSVFNQPCIAPPWGFISGIDLRTTEVMWSRPFGTGYDSGPMGIPTRTKFEVGTPSASGGLITGGGVTIIGAALDQFMRVFNSETGEMLFETRLPAGAQAAPMSYMSGGRQYIVMVVGGHDRIPTKRGDSIIAWALPEAK; via the coding sequence ATGACTTCTGAAAAACAGCACCCTCCATCACGGGTGGGGGGATGGCTTTTTGCGCTCTACGCAGGGCTGATAGTGATACTGGGTGCCGCCTTGGCATTCTGGGGCGGCAAGCTCCTGGTGGCGGGTGGCTCGCCGTATTACGTGGCAATGGGTCTGGCACTTATCGTGTCCGGCGTTCTGTTCATCAAGGCCCGCCGTGCCGGTTTGTGGCTGTTCGGTGCGGCCTCATTGGTGACCATTCTGTGGGCCATCTGGGAGTCCGGCTACAACGGCTGGGCGTACATCCCGCGCCTGGGCTGGCTGGCCATCGTCGGTGGCCTGCTGGCGCTGTTCTGGCCGGTGGTACGCCGTCGCTTCGCCGGGGTTGGCATCGCCAGTTACTTCGGCATCACCCTTGGCTTGCCCGGTGTCATGGCGGGGTTGATCCTGGTGCCGCTGTTCTTCCCGAACACCGTTCATCTCGCCAAGCCGGAGTTGGTATCGGCGCGCCCCAAAGACACATTCAGTCGGTCTACCGTGGTCTCGCCCGATGGCAACGTCGCGGCCAGCCACGACGACACCAACTGGACGTCCTACGCTGGGTCGAACCTGGGCAATCATTTCTCGGCTGCGGCACAAGTCACGCCCGCCAACGCTGGCAAGCTTGAAAAGGTCTGGGAATATCACCACGGTGACGTCAAGAAGCCGGGCGAGAAAATCTCGTATATCAACGCCTCTACGCCGTTGAAGATTGGTGACTCGCTTTATACCTGCACGCCCAAGCAGATCATCGTGTCCGTTGATGCGCGCAGTGGCAAGGAAAACTGGCGCTTCGACTCCAAGGTCGACCCGGTCTACCTGGCTGGTGGCGGTGCCAATTGCCGTGGCGTGTCGTACTACGAAGTGCCCGGTGCCACTGCCGGCCAGATGTGCGCACAGCGCATCATCTGGGGCACCACCGACATGCGTCTGGGCGCTGTCGATGCCAAGACTGGCAAGTCGTGCGAAGACTTCGGCGTGGCCGGTTTTGTCGATCTGAAAGGCGGCCTGGGCAACTTCCGCCCTGGATCGACCGCCATCACTTCGGCACCGACCATCGTTCGTGGCACCATCATCACGGGCCAGCAAGTGATCGACTCGGATGTGCGTCCGGCACCGTCGGGTGTGGTGCGTGGCTTCGACGCCCGCACCGGTGCTTTCCGCTGGGCATGGGACATGGAACGTCCGGGGGTGAAGACGCAACCCGCGCCCGGCGAGTTCTACACCGACAGTACGCCCAATTCGTGGGCACCACTGTCCGCCGATGACGAACTCGGTCTGGTCTACGTCACCACCGGCAACTCGGCGGGCGACTTCTACGGCGGCACCCGCCGCAAGCTGGAAGAGCAGTACAGCTCTGCACTGGTTGCCATCGACGCCGCCACTGGCGACGTGCGCTGGCACTTCCAGACCGTCCACCACGACCTGTGGGACTACGACCTGAGCCCGACCCCTGCGCTGGTGGACTTCCCGTCGCCCAACGGGCCGCGTCCGTCGGTGATCCAGGCGACCAAGTCGGGTCAGATCTATGTGCTCGACCGCAAGACCGGCGAGCCGGTCCTGCCGGTAACCGAAGTCGCCGTGCCCCAGGGCACCGCACCGGGCGATTACACGGCACCGACGCAGCCGCTGTCGCTGCAGATGCCCAATACCGCCGGTCGCCCGAGCAAGGAATTCGAAGTCCTGACGGAAGCCAACGCGTGGGGCCTGACGCCCTTTGATCAGATGATTTGCCGCACGGAGTTTGTGCAGGCGCGTTACGACGGCATCTTCACGCCGCCAGTGGTCAACCAGAACAGCGTGATCTTCCCTGGTCACCACGGTGCCTCCAATTGGGGTGGTGTGATGGTCGATCCGCAGCGCGGCCTGCTGATCATGAACACCCAGCGTCTGCCCTACATGCAGAGCCTGGTACCGCGCGCTGAACTCGACGCCTTGGGTGCCAAGTCTTTCCAAGAAGCGCCGGGCAACAGCAAGGGCTATCGCGTGCAGGTGGGCCAGCCCTACGGTGCCACCAAGGGGCCGTGGATGTCGGTGTTCAATCAGCCGTGCATCGCGCCGCCCTGGGGCTTCATCTCGGGTATTGATCTGCGCACCACGGAAGTGATGTGGAGCCGCCCCTTCGGTACTGGTTACGACAGCGGCCCGATGGGCATCCCCACCCGCACCAAGTTCGAGGTCGGTACGCCCAGCGCCAGTGGTGGTTTGATCACTGGTGGTGGGGTGACCATCATCGGCGCAGCGCTTGACCAATTCATGCGTGTATTCAACAGCGAGACTGGCGAGATGTTGTTTGAAACCCGCCTGCCGGCTGGCGCGCAAGCCGCGCCGATGAGCTACATGAGCGGTGGACGCCAGTACATCGTGATGGTGGTCGGCGGCCATGATCGCATCCCGACCAAACGGGGCGACAGCATCATTGCCTGGGCATTGCCAGAGGCGAAGTAA
- a CDS encoding LysR family transcriptional regulator, which produces MSWKTDPVTLRYFVAVCEEGAIAHAAEREFIAASAISKRIAEMEADIGTPLLLRSQRGVVPTVAGKALLRHARHVLQGIDHMHAEMREHGQGARGVVRVLANISSIAGSLPDTLTAFLLAHPKIRVEVDAPVSAEIVRGVAEGEADIGICRDVVDTSGLEVFPHHPDHLMLAVLRTHPLASQTQVDFVDTLRYEQIGVNTNSPITAMQVRMAANLGHELQFRLRVATIDAALRAVKGGLGLVLLPRETLRHYGGIEDLRIIALRDEWTRRHLLLCVRRVNDLSPAARLLFDALRASAAQDEPELGTQG; this is translated from the coding sequence ATGTCCTGGAAAACCGATCCCGTCACGCTGCGTTATTTTGTTGCCGTCTGCGAAGAAGGTGCGATCGCCCACGCCGCCGAACGCGAATTCATCGCGGCGTCGGCCATCAGCAAACGTATTGCGGAAATGGAGGCCGACATCGGCACGCCCCTGCTGTTGCGCAGCCAGCGTGGCGTGGTGCCCACCGTGGCTGGCAAAGCCTTGCTGCGCCATGCGCGCCACGTGCTGCAAGGCATCGACCACATGCATGCCGAGATGCGGGAACACGGTCAAGGAGCGCGCGGCGTGGTCAGGGTATTGGCGAATATCTCGTCAATAGCCGGAAGCCTGCCTGACACACTGACGGCCTTTTTGCTTGCGCATCCGAAGATCCGCGTGGAAGTCGATGCGCCGGTCAGTGCAGAGATCGTGCGCGGCGTCGCGGAAGGTGAAGCTGACATCGGCATCTGCCGCGACGTGGTCGATACATCAGGCCTGGAGGTCTTCCCGCATCACCCTGACCACCTGATGCTGGCGGTGCTCCGCACCCACCCGCTGGCGTCGCAGACACAGGTCGATTTTGTCGACACGCTGCGCTACGAACAGATCGGCGTAAACACGAATTCGCCGATTACCGCCATGCAGGTACGCATGGCAGCAAACCTGGGCCACGAACTGCAATTCCGGCTGCGTGTGGCAACCATCGATGCGGCACTGCGCGCGGTCAAGGGTGGCCTGGGGCTTGTCTTGCTGCCGCGCGAAACCTTGCGGCACTACGGCGGCATCGAAGATCTGCGCATCATCGCCTTGCGCGACGAATGGACCCGTCGGCATCTGCTGCTGTGCGTGCGCCGGGTCAACGACCTGAGCCCGGCTGCGCGCTTGCTGTTCGATGCATTACGGGCAAGCGCAGCCCAGGACGAACCCGAGCTTGGCACGCAGGGATAG
- a CDS encoding M20 family metallopeptidase, whose product MQFACDPIALTQALVRMDTINLPGNEDQCTHHLAALLTASGFECKLVDFAPHRTSLVARIGSSPDKLPLVFTGHVDVVPLGSKPWTQAPFGGDIVDGKLYGRGTTDMKAGVAAFTSAAIELAEELKSSAGLILIITAGEETGCEGAAHLVRQPDIAAMLGQAGALVVAEPTSNRPLAGHKGAFWLRASSKGVTAHGSMPQHGENAIYKLLPALQAMENFDFGIAPHDIMGKPTLNVGTIIGGINVNSVPDAASFTIDIRSVPGQDHQQIVEQLRAALGPDISLEVLLDLPAVYTNKDDPWIRYLCEMCIDGETAGSEAYFTDAAILRSALGYPPTVILGPGEAHMAHQTDEYCRVDLLLASKDIYGRIIRDWCLA is encoded by the coding sequence ATGCAATTTGCTTGTGACCCGATCGCATTGACCCAGGCGCTGGTGCGCATGGACACGATCAATCTTCCAGGCAACGAAGATCAGTGCACGCATCACCTGGCCGCCTTGCTGACGGCATCGGGCTTCGAATGCAAGCTGGTGGACTTCGCGCCGCATCGGACCAGCCTGGTGGCGCGTATCGGCAGCAGCCCGGACAAACTGCCGCTCGTCTTCACCGGACATGTCGATGTGGTTCCACTGGGCAGCAAGCCTTGGACGCAAGCGCCGTTCGGCGGCGACATTGTGGACGGCAAGCTGTACGGCCGTGGCACCACCGACATGAAAGCAGGGGTAGCTGCTTTTACCTCTGCTGCGATTGAACTGGCCGAGGAATTGAAAAGCTCCGCAGGACTCATCCTGATCATCACCGCAGGCGAAGAAACGGGCTGCGAAGGGGCGGCGCACTTGGTGCGTCAGCCCGATATCGCCGCCATGCTCGGGCAGGCCGGTGCATTGGTGGTGGCCGAGCCGACCTCAAACCGTCCGCTGGCCGGACACAAGGGGGCGTTCTGGCTGCGTGCCAGCAGCAAAGGTGTGACGGCACACGGATCGATGCCCCAGCATGGTGAGAACGCCATCTACAAGCTGTTGCCCGCGCTTCAGGCGATGGAGAATTTCGACTTCGGCATTGCGCCGCACGACATCATGGGCAAGCCAACACTCAATGTCGGCACGATCATCGGTGGCATCAACGTCAATTCAGTGCCTGATGCGGCGTCTTTCACCATCGATATCCGCAGTGTGCCCGGACAGGATCACCAGCAAATTGTCGAGCAACTGCGCGCGGCGCTGGGGCCGGACATCAGTCTGGAAGTGTTGCTTGATCTACCGGCGGTCTACACCAACAAGGACGATCCCTGGATTCGTTATCTGTGCGAGATGTGCATCGACGGCGAGACGGCGGGGTCCGAAGCGTATTTCACCGATGCGGCGATTTTGCGCAGCGCGTTGGGATATCCGCCAACGGTGATTCTGGGGCCGGGTGAGGCGCACATGGCACATCAGACGGACGAATATTGCCGTGTGGATCTGTTGCTGGCGTCGAAGGATATCTACGGACGCATCATCAGGGATTGGTGTCTGGCTTGA
- a CDS encoding LemA family protein, producing the protein MSISAWIAIAVVAVVLVYAIKIYNQLVRNRNMTKEGWSGIDVQLRRRYDLIPNLLETVKGYASHEKGVFEEVTKLRAAGMNAGSITDQVQAEKALTGALGRLFAVAEAYPDLKADANFRSLQEELSEIEDHLQMARRYYNGTARELNILVESFPSVLVAKSFGFKTEPYYEIGDPAAAAVPKVAF; encoded by the coding sequence GTGTCTATCTCCGCCTGGATTGCCATTGCAGTCGTCGCAGTCGTGCTGGTCTATGCGATCAAGATCTATAACCAGCTGGTTCGCAATCGCAATATGACCAAGGAGGGCTGGAGCGGCATCGACGTGCAATTACGTCGTCGCTACGACCTGATTCCCAATCTGCTGGAAACGGTCAAGGGATACGCCTCGCACGAGAAAGGCGTCTTCGAGGAAGTCACCAAGCTGCGTGCGGCCGGCATGAATGCGGGATCGATCACCGATCAGGTGCAGGCAGAAAAAGCACTGACCGGCGCGCTGGGTCGCTTGTTTGCCGTGGCCGAGGCCTACCCTGACCTGAAGGCAGACGCCAATTTCCGCAGCCTGCAGGAAGAACTGTCGGAAATCGAAGACCACCTGCAGATGGCCCGCCGTTATTACAACGGCACCGCACGCGAACTCAATATCCTGGTCGAATCTTTTCCCAGTGTGCTGGTTGCGAAGTCCTTCGGTTTCAAGACCGAGCCCTATTACGAGATTGGCGACCCCGCCGCCGCAGCCGTCCCGAAAGTTGCTTTCTAA